From Serinicoccus profundi, the proteins below share one genomic window:
- a CDS encoding 4-(cytidine 5'-diphospho)-2-C-methyl-D-erythritol kinase, which yields MTTGTQAQTVTVRVPGKINLGLSVGPLREDGYHELSTIYHAVSLYDTLTVQPADSWSVHVTGPWGERVPVDDSNLALVAAKTLAKRRGRKAKVEPVRIDIDKHIPVAGGMAGGSADAAAALVACRELWALDHFENDLLEIVAASLGSDIPFLLHGGTAIGSGRGEQITPVLARGELHWVLWAGEDLSLSTPEVYAECDRLRAGRDEQASAPEPSGALMTALRRMDTDEVADALHNDLQEAAISLQPVLAEALAAGLDLGARGALVSGSGPTVAFLVGSQTEAIDLSVGLAANGPTGDIVRAVGPVPGAQIIHQRTGPEPTRPRPDPDRPGPLGPVVG from the coding sequence ATGACCACGGGCACTCAGGCGCAGACCGTCACCGTCCGGGTGCCCGGCAAGATCAACCTCGGACTGTCGGTCGGCCCGCTGCGGGAGGACGGCTACCACGAGCTGTCGACGATCTACCACGCCGTGAGCCTCTACGACACCCTCACCGTGCAGCCCGCCGACTCCTGGTCCGTGCACGTCACCGGCCCGTGGGGCGAGCGCGTCCCGGTCGACGACAGCAACCTCGCGCTCGTCGCCGCCAAGACGCTGGCCAAGCGCCGCGGGCGCAAGGCCAAGGTCGAGCCGGTCCGCATCGACATCGACAAGCACATCCCCGTGGCCGGAGGCATGGCCGGTGGCAGCGCGGACGCCGCCGCGGCTCTCGTGGCGTGCCGCGAGCTCTGGGCCCTGGACCACTTCGAGAACGACCTGCTCGAGATCGTCGCGGCCAGCCTCGGCTCGGACATCCCCTTCCTCCTCCACGGCGGCACCGCGATCGGCAGCGGCCGCGGCGAGCAGATCACGCCGGTGCTCGCCCGCGGCGAGCTTCACTGGGTGCTGTGGGCCGGGGAGGACCTCTCCCTCTCCACGCCGGAGGTGTATGCCGAGTGCGACCGGTTGCGCGCCGGGCGCGACGAGCAGGCGAGTGCTCCCGAGCCCTCGGGTGCCCTCATGACCGCGCTGCGCCGGATGGACACCGATGAGGTCGCCGACGCGTTGCACAACGACCTGCAGGAGGCGGCGATCTCCTTGCAGCCGGTCCTCGCCGAGGCCCTGGCCGCAGGGCTCGACCTCGGTGCCCGCGGGGCCCTGGTGTCCGGGTCGGGTCCGACCGTCGCCTTCCTCGTCGGCTCGCAGACCGAGGCCATCGACCTCTCGGTCGGGCTGGCCGCCAACGGACCGACCGGCGACATCGTCCGGGCCGTCGGCCCGGTGCCGGGGGCACAGATCATCCACCAGCGCACCGGACCCGAGCCGACGCGGCCGCGCCCCGACCCCGACCGCCCCGGGCCGCTCGGCCCGGTGGTCGGCTGA